TACAATTGATGATATATCATAATCTTGACCGACTAAGAAATACCCCAAAATAATAAAAGGGGTTAAAAAGCCAAGCAGCATAAGTGTGAAAATTATATTTTTAAACAGTTTCATATTCTAAAATTCCTATTGGCAAAATTTGCCTCTATCAATGTTTTTGTATATTGTGCAGTTGGATTTTTCAAAATACTCTGCATATCTCCAATCTCTACAACTTTTCCATTTTTTATTACACATATATCCTCACATAAACTTTGTGCGGAGTTCATGTCGTGCGTCACAAAGAGTATCTTGAAGCCGAACTCTTTTTGCAGTTTTTTCAATAACTCTAAAATCATAACCCTTGTTTTTGGGTCAAGTGCAGTTGTTGGCTCATCAAGCAGTAGCAACTCAGGTTCAGACTCCAGTGCCATAGCAATTATTACACGCTGAAGCTGTCCGCCTGAGAGTTCAGGAGGGAACCTGTGTAAAAGTTCTACGTCCAATCCAACTTGGGCAAATAGTTTTTCTGCTTTTTCAAGAGATGTAAAAAACTGTTTATGTATCTTTGTAAGTGGGGAGAGTGCCGTAAACGGGTTTTGAGGTACAAAAGCCAAACTCTCACCTGCTTTTAATTCAAAGTCACCCTCAAACTTTAGTTCAACTTCCATACTGCTAGGCAACATGCCCAAAAGTGCTTTGAGCGTTAAACTTTTCCCGCTTCCGCTTTGCCCAACAAGAGCCAAAGAGGATGATATGTTAAAAGATATATCAACTAATGTTTTATCATCTAGGGTTATATGCAGCTTTGAGATATTCATTTTTTTATTTTAGCTAAATTTATACATAACTCTCTTAACTGCTCGCAACTGTTGCCCAGTCTTGCAATGACTCTTATTATAGCTTTGTCTACCGTTGGCTGTCTTATACCTCCTACAGCGAATCCTTTACGCTTTAGTTCATCACGTATCTCTATAACCTTTTTGTTATCATCAATAACAATTGGGACAATAAGAGCCTCTGTTTTTATACCAAGTTCTTCAAATATTATTTCTTTTCTTTGCTCTATTTCACCTTTTAAAAACTCTGTATTTTTCAACATGTAGATTAAAGCGTTGTGCGCTAAAAGTGTGTCATAAAGAGATAAAGAAGTTGCATATATGATTGGTTTTGCGCGATTTATTAAATACTCTACTATATGCTCTGATGCCAAGATAAATGCACCGAAACTTCCATATGCTTTTCCAAGTGTCCCCATCTTTATATAGTTAGGTTTTATATCTACCCCATAATAATCAAAAGCACCCATTAACTTACTGCCGATAACTCCGCTGCTATGTGCTTCATCAACTATAAGGAGTGCATCATATCTATCTGCAATCTCAAAAACATCTTTATGTACTATGTCGCCGTCCATTGAGTATATACCCTCAACTGCAATTATTTTTCTTTTTGCTGGTGAATCTTTTAGCAAAGCTGCTAGCTCATCCATATTGTTGTGTGTAAAAAACTCTACATGTAGATTGTTTAGATTTGATGCCAACACTCCAGAAGCATGATACTTCTCATCCATAAACAGAGTGTCTCCCCTTCTAACTAATGACTCAATCAGAGCTATATTTGCATTGAATCCACTGCCTAAAATAACTGCATCTTCAAAGCCGTTAGCTTCACACAAAGCAGACTCAAAATCTTTATGAATTTGATGATACCCATTTACTAAAAGTGACGCTTTGGAACTGTGAAGCGGAAGTTTTGAGAGGGCTTTACATGTAGCATTGTGCAGCTCTTTATTATGGGCTAAACCAAGGTAGTCATTTGATGCAAAATCTAAAATAGAATTATCTACCACTTCTCTACTTCTATATCTGCCTGATTTTTTAAGCGCCTTTAGTTCATTATCGTAATACATTATATTATTTTCATCAACAGACAACAACCTTGTCTCTCCCTGCCTCTTTTGCTTTGTATAGTGCATCATCTACTCTTTTATATAAAAATTCTGCATCTTCTCCATCTACATATTGGGTGACTCCAAAACTCATAGTAATCGGGAGGATTTTATTACTGTTTTTTACCTCTATTCTCAGTTTTTCTGCAATCACCTCTGCATTTTTTTTGTTTGTATACGGCAGAATAATCATAAACTCCTCACCGCCTATTCTGCAAAAAATATCCACATCTCTAATTAAAGAGGATATTAATTTTGAATACTCTATAAGCACATTGTCTCCCACTATATGTCCATGGACATCATTTACTTTTTTAAAAAAATCAACATCACACATTATAATAGATAATTGATCTCCATATCTTTTTGACTTGGAAATCTCTTCGCTTAGTCGTTGGTTGAAATATCTGCGGTTTTTAATCCCTGTCAACGGATCCGTAACTGTTAAATATTCCAACTCAATTCTATATCTTTCTTGTTCTGTAATATCTGCAAGTACTACACTGTAATGATTTTCCTCAACCGAAATAAGCGATACAGCTACTGAGAAGTAGTACTCTTTCTCATGGTATTTAATTTTTACCTTATTATGCCTAGTCGAATTTTGTTCCAAATAATCAACCCAATGCTGACCGTCCATGCTTTTTTGTACACATCCATCTTCTATGACAAAAAAATCACATATACAAGCATACTCTCTTTTAAACTCTTTGAGAGATTTATAGCCATCAAAATATTTAAAAAACACTCTGTTGACATCAATTGTTGTGTTTTTGTCATTTATAACAACAATATTAGTAGATGAATCTATAATGTTTTTATAATATTTTTTTTCTCTTCTATTTGCATAAAAAAGATAACTGCTCACAATTATTGCAATACTCATAATGATTATAATTGTAAAAGTAAACCACTTAAACATTAAAAAATCCAAATCCAGGTTTGAAACACTCTCTCTGTTTTTAAACATAATATAATAGCCGAGAGACTCCATATTTAGTGTTTTTAACTCATGTGAGACCACCAAATAGTCATCTTCTACTTTGTATGAGTTGTTAAAGTAGTTTTGTACACCTTTTTTCTCTAAATATTTTAATATCTCTGAGGGTGCATCAAAATTTGCAACATAATATTCACTATTGATAAATGTTGCTGTAAATGGGTATTTTAATTTTTCACTATACCCTTTTTTCAAAACAACAACTGAGTCTGTATCAAACTTCTTTAGCTGCTTTGAAATAGAGTTGAAATGTGATATCACCTCTATTATTCCAATAAAAACATCATCTTTAAAAAGTGGGATTACTGCTTTTATACTAAGGTCATAAAGCCCTGCGCTACAACCATATGACGGTTTTTTTGATTTTGAAACACTCACCAAATCTGGTCTCATGCTAGCAATATTCTCATGCTTTATATTGCTCCAGCTTTTATAGATTGAGTTTAAATCCTTGTCAATAATATGCACCCATATGTTTTTATATTGTGTATATTCTCTATAATCAGAAATTAGTTTTTTATAATAATCTTCTTCTATATTTTTGTTAAAAATATCTTGAACTAATTTTTCATCATTTGCCAAACTCATAGCCATGGCCAGAGTAGCTTTTTGCTTGGATAAAATCATTGCCGCTACTTCTTCTTGCATCTCATTGGCTAATAATTTATATTTACTATTTTGCAGATTACTCTTTTTTTCTTCGAGAGACGCATTGTATGCAAATGTAATAAGTATTAAAAGTATAAAACCAACAAACTGATATAAATATAACTGATAACGTTTCAACATAAATGTCCTTTTATAAGTACTATCTTATCACTAAATTTGTTGAATTTAGATAAATTTATTTAATAACTCTGTATTCAAACCCATAGCAGTACTCTCATATCCTTTAACCTCTGTTATATAAGGTTTACAAAATCCTTCTACCATACATGCACCTGCTTTTCCTCTCCACTCTCCACTTTTTAGATAATTTTCTAAATCTTCAAGGTTAAACTCACTGAAAATATAATCGGTGGATGAGATATCAACTATTTTAATATTTGGGGACTGGTAAATCATACATGTAATAATGCTTGTAATATTTCCGCTTTGTGTCATCAGTATATTTCTGGCATCATCAACACATTTTGCCTTGCGCAGTATTTGCCCCTGAGAACTTACTACCGTGTCGGCTACTAAAAGTGGGTAATCATTAAATCCGAAATATTTGAGGTTAGCTTCATACTTTCCAATGGTGGCGAGGTAAACAAAGTTTTTAGGGGATGATGCGATAATACTCTCTTCATCAAAATCAACGCTTTGCTGAATAAACTCTATCCCAGCTTCTTTTAAAAGCTGCGCGCGAGTAGTTGATGATGAAGCAAGTCTTATCATTACAAAGAACTTGAGAAATAAGTTCCTATTAAAATCGCTATAAAGCCTAGTGCAATATTTAGAGGAACCATAAATCTTCCAATAAGACCAAGTTGGTTTTTAGCACCTACAAAGTCTCCGCTATTCAACAGTTTTTCAGCCTTGTTTCTTCTAAACATCATAATTATCAGGTTTATAAACATGATACTCCAAATAGTCTCTTTAACATGGACTAAAGGACTAAATGCTGATGAGGAGAGTCCATAGCCTTTGCTCATAAGAACTGCGGTAATTAACAATATGATTACAAACGGCAGAACAATACTAAAGAGTCTTTTAAGTGCATGAGCGATTCTCTCTAATCTTTTTTGAGGTGATTCTATCTCCAAAAAGGATTGATGAGCCGCGTAACGCATAGCTACCATGCCGCCAACCCAGACTACCGCACTTATTACATGTAAAAAAACTATAGCAACTTTATATTGTAAAAATATATTTTCCATTATAATAGAACCTCTTCAATAAATTTTAATGCCTCTGCTTTAGCCTCTTTTACTTTTGTTGCGTCTTTTCCACCGGCTTGAGCGAAATCAGGACGACCACCGCCACCGCCGCCTAATATTGGAGCGATTTTTTTAATCCAATCTCCTGCTTTAGCCTTTGCATCTTTAACACCTGCAGCGATAAGAACCTTATCCCCTTTTACTTGAAACAACATTGCGCAAAGTTTATCATGTTGATTTTTCAACTCGTCTATTTTTTCTTTAATGTCTCCGCTCAGTAACTCTTCAACTACAACAGTAACACCATTTATCTCCGTTGCTTTTATCTCAACTTTAGCACTCTTTTGTGCATCTTGCAATTCACTTTTGAGCTCAGCAATATTTGATTTAAGTCTTGCAATACCGGAAATAACATCTAAGTTTTTAACCTCTGCTTGAACCTCTTTTAAAAGAGTCCTCTGTTGTGAAAAGTATTGATAAGCTGCATTTCCGCAAACTGCCTCTATACGGCGAACTCCTGCTGAGACACCAGCCTCTTTTGTAATAATAAACGAGCCAATATTTGCAGAATTCTCTACATGTACCCCGCCGCAAAACTCAACACTTGCGTCGCCAAAACTAACAACGCGAACTTCATCGCCGTACTTTTCTCCAAACTGAGCTTTAGCACCAGATTTTTTAGCATCTTCAATGCCCATTACTTCTGTTTTTCCTGTTATGCCGCGAAGAACATCATTGTTAACTCTTCTCTCTATCTCTGCTATCTCTGCATTTGTTAACGCTTTTGGATGTGAGAAATCAAATCTTAGTTTGTCTGCGTCTACAAGTGAACCTGCTTGGGAAATATGCTCACCTAAGACATCATACAAAACTGCATGAAGAAGGTGTGTAGCGGAGTGATGTTTAATAATTTCCGCTCTGCTTATATCTACATGTGAATCTACAATATCACCAACTTTCAACTCTTTTTCTACAGAAATTTGAGACATATTTAGTCCAAAAAATTTCTTTGTATCAAGAACTTTTGCATAACTCACAAGCTCTCCAATATCGCCGGTTTGTCCACCACTCTCAGCATAAAAAGGTGTAAGATCTAAAAGAACCCAGCCTTTAGAACCTACACTTAACTTTTCTACATGTTTAAATTTATCATCTAAAAGTGCTAAAACTTCTCCTGA
The sequence above is drawn from the Candidatus Sulfurimonas baltica genome and encodes:
- a CDS encoding ATP-binding cassette domain-containing protein, with the protein product MNISKLHITLDDKTLVDISFNISSSLALVGQSGSGKSLTLKALLGMLPSSMEVELKFEGDFELKAGESLAFVPQNPFTALSPLTKIHKQFFTSLEKAEKLFAQVGLDVELLHRFPPELSGGQLQRVIIAMALESEPELLLLDEPTTALDPKTRVMILELLKKLQKEFGFKILFVTHDMNSAQSLCEDICVIKNGKVVEIGDMQSILKNPTAQYTKTLIEANFANRNFRI
- a CDS encoding aminotransferase class I/II-fold pyridoxal phosphate-dependent enzyme, which translates into the protein MYYDNELKALKKSGRYRSREVVDNSILDFASNDYLGLAHNKELHNATCKALSKLPLHSSKASLLVNGYHQIHKDFESALCEANGFEDAVILGSGFNANIALIESLVRRGDTLFMDEKYHASGVLASNLNNLHVEFFTHNNMDELAALLKDSPAKRKIIAVEGIYSMDGDIVHKDVFEIADRYDALLIVDEAHSSGVIGSKLMGAFDYYGVDIKPNYIKMGTLGKAYGSFGAFILASEHIVEYLINRAKPIIYATSLSLYDTLLAHNALIYMLKNTEFLKGEIEQRKEIIFEELGIKTEALIVPIVIDDNKKVIEIRDELKRKGFAVGGIRQPTVDKAIIRVIARLGNSCEQLRELCINLAKIKK
- a CDS encoding diguanylate cyclase; this encodes MLKRYQLYLYQFVGFILLILITFAYNASLEEKKSNLQNSKYKLLANEMQEEVAAMILSKQKATLAMAMSLANDEKLVQDIFNKNIEEDYYKKLISDYREYTQYKNIWVHIIDKDLNSIYKSWSNIKHENIASMRPDLVSVSKSKKPSYGCSAGLYDLSIKAVIPLFKDDVFIGIIEVISHFNSISKQLKKFDTDSVVVLKKGYSEKLKYPFTATFINSEYYVANFDAPSEILKYLEKKGVQNYFNNSYKVEDDYLVVSHELKTLNMESLGYYIMFKNRESVSNLDLDFLMFKWFTFTIIIIMSIAIIVSSYLFYANRREKKYYKNIIDSSTNIVVINDKNTTIDVNRVFFKYFDGYKSLKEFKREYACICDFFVIEDGCVQKSMDGQHWVDYLEQNSTRHNKVKIKYHEKEYYFSVAVSLISVEENHYSVVLADITEQERYRIELEYLTVTDPLTGIKNRRYFNQRLSEEISKSKRYGDQLSIIMCDVDFFKKVNDVHGHIVGDNVLIEYSKLISSLIRDVDIFCRIGGEEFMIILPYTNKKNAEVIAEKLRIEVKNSNKILPITMSFGVTQYVDGEDAEFLYKRVDDALYKAKEAGRDKVVVC
- the maf gene encoding septum formation inhibitor Maf, whose amino-acid sequence is MIRLASSSTTRAQLLKEAGIEFIQQSVDFDEESIIASSPKNFVYLATIGKYEANLKYFGFNDYPLLVADTVVSSQGQILRKAKCVDDARNILMTQSGNITSIITCMIYQSPNIKIVDISSTDYIFSEFNLEDLENYLKSGEWRGKAGACMVEGFCKPYITEVKGYESTAMGLNTELLNKFI